One genomic window of Nicotiana sylvestris chromosome 10, ASM39365v2, whole genome shotgun sequence includes the following:
- the LOC104243942 gene encoding uncharacterized protein isoform X1, with the protein MATLSLNLYSPSVRHQYLLPKSHYSKSNFRISCSTSFLQNKKFKREYTSVMIVPTGVGAAIGGYAGDALPVARALSSVVDCLISHPNVLNAAMLYWPMPNALYVEGYALDRFAEGLWGLQPVHQNRVGLVFDAGIEKELLIRHLQVVDATRASLGLPIVGYTVTDTPLLVEKWVDPTSGQSTGRIQRPDSLLRAVETLQNKSKVNAVAVVARFPDDDTEDLDDYRQGVGVDLLAGVEAVISHLVVKNFQIPCAHAPAVLPPQLSMSLCPKSAAEEIGFTFLPCVLAELSTAPQYLVKGNNFSEDCIVAGDVDSVIVPIDACGGDGVLAFANGKRHKPLIIAVEENQTVLNDTPDSLGIEAVKVSNYWEAIGVIAAHKAGIDPNSLRRNRIKNIAPISFVPSNGYATSSAKSLV; encoded by the exons ATGGCAACTCTAAGCCTCAATCTTTATTCTCCTTCAGTAAGGCATCAATATCTCCTCCCCAAATCTCATTATTCAAAATCCAATTTCAGAATCTCATGTTCCACCTCTTTCTTACAAAATAAAAAG TTTAAGAGGGAGTATACAAGTGTGATGATAGTGCCAACAGGTGTAGGAGCAGCCATTGGTGGCTATGCTGGAGATGCTTTACCTGTTGCTCGAGCTCTTTCCTCTGTTGTTGACTGCCTTATCTCTCATCCTAAT GTTCTTAATGCAGCAATGCTGTACTGGCCGATGCCGAATGCACTCTATGTTGAAGGCTATGCACTGGATCGATTTGCCGAAGGCCTCTGGGGATTGCAACCAGTTCATCAAAATAGG GTGGGATTAGTTTTTGATGCTGGGATAGAGAAAGAGCTTCTTATTCGTCATCTACAAGTAGTTGATGCAACAAGAGCTTCTCTTGGATTGCCAATAGTGGGATACACTGTAACTGATACACCTCTACTG GTGGAGAAATGGGTTGACCCAACAAGTGGCCAATCAACAGGGAGGATACAACGCCCAGATTCACTATTGAGAGCTGTGGAGACCTTGCAAAATAAGTCTAAGGTAAATGCAGTAGCAGTGGTGGCTCGCTTTCCAGACGATGATACTGAAGACTTGGATGATTATCGACAAGGAGTG GGGGTAGATCTTTTAGCAGGTGTGGAGGCTGTTATAAGTCATCTAGTGGTGAAAAATTTTCAGATTCCCTGCGCCCATGCTCCGGCAGTATTGCCTCCTCAATTAAGCATGTCTCTATGTCCAAAATCAGCTGCTGAAGAG ATAGGATTTACATTCTTGCCATGTGTACTTGCTGAGCTTAGCACTGCACCACAGTATTTGGTCAAGGGAAACAATTTTTCAGAGGACTGCATTGTAGCAGGTGATGTTGACAGTGTAATTGTACCGATCGACGCTTGTGGCGGAGATGGTGTTCTTGCTTTTGCCAACGGCAAAAGACACAAG CCTCTTATAATTGCTGTTGAAGAGAATCAAACTGTTCTAAATGATACGCCAGACTCACTCGGTATCGAAGCT GTGAAGGTCTCAAACTACTGGGAAGCCATAGGTGTAATTGCAGCTCACAAGGCAGGAATAGACCCAAATTCTCTTAGAAGGAATAGAATCAAGAACATTGcaccaatatcttttgttccttCAAATGGTTATGCTACATCAAGTGCCAAATCACTTGTTTGA
- the LOC104243942 gene encoding uncharacterized protein isoform X2, whose translation MLYWPMPNALYVEGYALDRFAEGLWGLQPVHQNRVGLVFDAGIEKELLIRHLQVVDATRASLGLPIVGYTVTDTPLLVEKWVDPTSGQSTGRIQRPDSLLRAVETLQNKSKVNAVAVVARFPDDDTEDLDDYRQGVGVDLLAGVEAVISHLVVKNFQIPCAHAPAVLPPQLSMSLCPKSAAEEIGFTFLPCVLAELSTAPQYLVKGNNFSEDCIVAGDVDSVIVPIDACGGDGVLAFANGKRHKPLIIAVEENQTVLNDTPDSLGIEAVKVSNYWEAIGVIAAHKAGIDPNSLRRNRIKNIAPISFVPSNGYATSSAKSLV comes from the exons ATGCTGTACTGGCCGATGCCGAATGCACTCTATGTTGAAGGCTATGCACTGGATCGATTTGCCGAAGGCCTCTGGGGATTGCAACCAGTTCATCAAAATAGG GTGGGATTAGTTTTTGATGCTGGGATAGAGAAAGAGCTTCTTATTCGTCATCTACAAGTAGTTGATGCAACAAGAGCTTCTCTTGGATTGCCAATAGTGGGATACACTGTAACTGATACACCTCTACTG GTGGAGAAATGGGTTGACCCAACAAGTGGCCAATCAACAGGGAGGATACAACGCCCAGATTCACTATTGAGAGCTGTGGAGACCTTGCAAAATAAGTCTAAGGTAAATGCAGTAGCAGTGGTGGCTCGCTTTCCAGACGATGATACTGAAGACTTGGATGATTATCGACAAGGAGTG GGGGTAGATCTTTTAGCAGGTGTGGAGGCTGTTATAAGTCATCTAGTGGTGAAAAATTTTCAGATTCCCTGCGCCCATGCTCCGGCAGTATTGCCTCCTCAATTAAGCATGTCTCTATGTCCAAAATCAGCTGCTGAAGAG ATAGGATTTACATTCTTGCCATGTGTACTTGCTGAGCTTAGCACTGCACCACAGTATTTGGTCAAGGGAAACAATTTTTCAGAGGACTGCATTGTAGCAGGTGATGTTGACAGTGTAATTGTACCGATCGACGCTTGTGGCGGAGATGGTGTTCTTGCTTTTGCCAACGGCAAAAGACACAAG CCTCTTATAATTGCTGTTGAAGAGAATCAAACTGTTCTAAATGATACGCCAGACTCACTCGGTATCGAAGCT GTGAAGGTCTCAAACTACTGGGAAGCCATAGGTGTAATTGCAGCTCACAAGGCAGGAATAGACCCAAATTCTCTTAGAAGGAATAGAATCAAGAACATTGcaccaatatcttttgttccttCAAATGGTTATGCTACATCAAGTGCCAAATCACTTGTTTGA